One segment of Mesoplodon densirostris isolate mMesDen1 chromosome 6, mMesDen1 primary haplotype, whole genome shotgun sequence DNA contains the following:
- the NMRK1 gene encoding nicotinamide riboside kinase 1: MKTFVIGIGGVTNGGKTTLAKNLQKRLPNCSIISQDNFFKPKSEIETDENGFLQYDVLEALNMEEMMSAISCWMESAAHPLASRDKGNTEEIPILIIEGFLLYNYKPLDTMWNRSYFLTIPYEECKKRRSTRIYEPPDTPGYFEGHVWPMYLKHRKEMENISWEIVYLDGTKSEEDLFSQVYEDLIQELAKQKCLQVTV; this comes from the exons ATGAAAACATTTGTCATTGGAATCGGTGG tGTGACAAATGGTGGGAAGACAACACTGGCTAAGAATTTGCAGAAACGCCTTCCAAACTGCAGTATCATATCTCAGGATAATTTCTTCAAG ccAAAGTCTGAGATAGAGACAGATGAAAATGGATTTCTTCAGTATGATG TGCTTGAAGCACTTAACATGGAGGAAATGATGTCCGCCATTTCCTGCTGGATGGAAAGCGCAGCACACCCTCTGGCATCAAGAGACAAGGGAAACACTGAGGAAATTCCCATCTTAATTATCGAAGGTTTCCTTCTCTATAATTATAA GCCCCTTGACACTATGTGGAATAGAAGCTATTTTCTGACCATTCCTTATGAAGAAtgtaagaagaggaggag TACAAGGATCTACGAGCCTCCAGACACCCCAGGGTACTTTGAGGGCCACGTGTGGCCCATGTATCTAAAGcacagaaaagaaatggagaacaTCTCATGGGAAATCG TTTACCTAGATGGAACAAAATCTGAAGAGGACCTCTTTTCACAAGTGTATGAAGACCTAATACAAGAACTAGCAAAGCAAAAGT GTTTGCAAGTGACAGTGTAA